A single window of Girardinichthys multiradiatus isolate DD_20200921_A chromosome 15, DD_fGirMul_XY1, whole genome shotgun sequence DNA harbors:
- the LOC124881940 gene encoding nesprin-1-like isoform X2 has product MESKVSQNGDISIEEMIEKLRKDYQEEISVAQENKQQLQTMGERLARASQDSKAAEIQHKLTKVSERWQHLLDLIAARVKKLRETLVAVQQLDKNMSSLRSWLSNIETELSRPIVYETCNKLEIQRKLNQQQDLQRDIEKHSTGVASVLNLCEVLLHDCDACSTETECDSIQQATRGLDRRWRNICAMSMERRLKIEETWRLWQKFLDDYSRFEVWLKTSEKTAALPNSSGVLYTVAKEELKKFEAFQRQVQECLTQLELINKQYRRLARENRTDSSHRLREMVHDGNRRWDNLQKRVAAILRRLKHFISQREEFETARDSILVWLTEMDLQLTNIEHFSECDVQAKIKQLRAFQQEIYLNTAKIELVFRQGEALIEKSEPLDAAVIEEELEELQRYCQEVFGRVDRYYKKLTRLPLADDELDGSDRELDVEEGGDFFELQWDESPIPRPSSRPPSGTAALIRADRSGRDTPASVDSIPLEWDHDYDLSRGLESPGGRANTERSRSHGEEDEYLRTSTTVLSDVVIPESPEAYIKLTENTLKSSSGEPGQLEASLRQLDQALDASRYHLQQREASANCSSPDSTYMGYMRLMGECRGSIDAVKRAEDELTKDEDDMPGLTNPTSAEMQSAGVIERWELIQAQSLSEKHRQKQNLQQWQQLISDLQTMRAWLGQSEAELSQLRGLDVSTNIHTIQQRIKKLKELQKGMEAHKSEVLSINLSSADFLQSELDSEEAWELRDQLKEINSRWDRLGTSLEDWREELQRALMQCQEFHEMSHGLLLWLENIDRRRNEVLPISQIADYKTLRHHHKSLMKIKCELLDSQQKASSLQDLSTQLLVNTKPQTPQTSEQNHSQGSECLEAREKVHVIWNRLRLLQREVSSDLELLEKRLEAMEVQQDYLSGSSGKSQIHGSASPRTEKTIQRRKQLPRSKSSQAHPGHSESGPRHSLSRSPGAAGCVSSRSDLPDGISSQYSSSNYQSFLLRVFRAALPVQLLLLLLIGLACLVPMTEEDYSCHHANNFARSFHPMLRYTNGPPPI; this is encoded by the exons ATGGAGAGCAAAGTCTCTCAGAATGGAGACATCAGTATTGAAGAGATGATTGAAAAGCTACGCAAG GACTATCAAGAGGAGATCAGCGTCGctcaggaaaacaaacagcagcttcAAACGATGGGCGAGCGCCTGGCCAGAGCCAGCCAGGACAGCAAGGCTGCCGAGATCCAGCACAAACTCACCAAAGTCAGCGAGCGCTGGCAGCACCTGCTGGACCTTATTGCAGCCAG GGTGAAAAAGCTCCGGGAGACCCTGGTGGCAGTGCAGCAGTTGGACAAAAACATGAGCAGCCTTCGTTCTTGGCTCTCCAACATTGAGACCGAGCTCTCCAGGCCGATCGTCTACGAAACCTGTAACAAGCTGGAGATTCAGAGGAAGCTCAACCAACAGCAG gaCCTGCAGCGGGACATCGAGAAACACAGCACAGGTGTGGCGTCAGTGTTGAACCTGTGTGAAGTCCTGCTGCATGACTGTGATGCCTGTTCCACAGAGACGGAGTGTGACTCCATCCAGCAGGCAACCAGAGGCCTCGACAGACGCTGGAGGAACATCTGCGCCATGTCCATGGAGAGGAGGCTCAA AATTGAGGAGACGTGGAGGCTGTGGCAGAAGTTTCTGGATGATTACTCCAGGTTTGAGGTTTGGCTGAAAACGTCAGAGAAAACCGCAGCCCTGCCCAACTCTTCTGGTGTTCTCTATACTGTTGCTAAGGAGGAGCTGAAGAAATTTGAG GCTTTCCAGCGCCAGGTGCAGGAATGTCTGACCCAGCTAGAGCTCATCAACAAGCAGTACCGTCGCCTGGCCCGTGAGAACCGTACAGACTCCTCCCACCGTCTTAGAGAAATGGTGCATGATGGGAACAGGCGATGGGATAACTTACAGAAAAGGGTGGCTGCCATCCTTCGCAGACTTAAG CATTTCATCAGCCAGCGGGAGGAGTTTGAGACGGCACGGGACAGCATCCTGGTCTGGCTCACTGAGATGGACCTCCAGTTAACCAACATTGAGCACTTTTCTGAGTGTGACGTGCAGGCCAAAATAAAGCAGCTCAGA GCGTTCCAGCAGGAGATTTATCTGAACACAGCAAAGATAGAGCTGGTGTTTCGGCAGGGTGAAGCTCTGATCGAGAAGAGTGAACCTCTGGATGCTGCCGTCAttgaggaggagctggaggagctgcagagatactGTCAGGAGGTGTTCGGGCGAGTTGACAGATATTACAAGAAGCTTACAAGACTGCCT CTGGCGGATGATGAGCTCGACGGCTCAGACAGAGAATTGGATGTGGAAGAAGGCGGAGACTTCTTTGAGCTGCAGTGGGACGAGTCTCCCATCCCACGGCCATCAAGCCGACCACCCTCGGGCACGGCGGCACTGATCCGGGCAGACCGCTCCGGCCGAGACACCCCAGCAAGCGTGGACTCCATTCCCTTAGAGTGGGACCACGACTACGACCTCAGCCGAGGCCTGGAGAGTCCTGGAGGGCGGGCTAATACGGAGAGGAGCCGAAGCCACGGGGAAGAGGATGAATATCTGAGGACAAGCACCACTGTGCTGTCAG ATGTAGTTATCCCAGAGAGCCCAGAGGCCTATATAAAACTGACAGAGAACACTTTGAAATCATCCTCTG GTGAGCCAGGGCAGCTAGAGGCCAGTCTGAGGCAGCTGGACCAGGCTCTGGATGCAAGCCGGTACCACCTGCAGCAGAGAGAGGCCTCTGCCAACTGTTCCAGCCCAGACTCCACATACATGGGCTAT ATGCGTCTGATGGGAGAGTGTCGCGGCAGCATTGACGCAGTTAAAAGAGCAGAGGACGAGCTGACTAAAGATGAGGATGACATGCCAGGACTCACCAACCCGACCAGCGCAGAGATGCAGAGCGCAG GTGTGATTGAACGCTGGGAGCTGATCCAGGCTCAGTCACTGAGTGAGAAgcacagacaaaaacagaacCTGCAGCAGTGGCAGCAGCTGATCTCAGATCTTCAGACAATGAGGGCCTGGCTGGGTCAGTCGGAGGCCGAGCTCAGCCAGCTGCGAGGGCTGGACGTCAGCACCAACATTCACACCATCCAGCAGAGGATCAAGAAGCTCAAG GAGCTGCAGAAAGGGATGGAGGCCCACAAGTCAGAGGTCCTGTCCATAAACCTAAGCAGTGCAGACTTCCTCCAGTCAGAGCTCGATTCTGAGGAGGCCTGGGAACTGAGGGATCAGCTGAAGGAGATAAACTCGCGCTGGGATCGGCTTGGTACCTCGCTCGAAGACTGGAGGGAGGAACTGCAGAGGGCGCTAATGCAGTGCCAG gagttTCACGAGATGAGTCATGGTCTGCTGCTGTGGTTGGAGAACATCGACCGCAGAAGGAACGAGGTGTTGCCCATCTCTCAGATAGCTGATTATAAAACATTACGACATCATCACAAATCACTGATG AAAATCAAGTGTGAGCTATTGGACTCGCAGCAGAAGGCTTCTTCCCTTCAGGACCTGTCCACTCAGCTGCTGGTCAACACGAAGCCTCAGACACCGCAGACATCAGAGCAAAACCATTCCCAGGGCAGTGAGTGTCTAGAGGCCCGGGAAAAGGTCCATGTTATCTGGAACAGGCTGAGACTCCTTCAGAGGGAGGTCAGCTCAGACCTGGAGCTACTGGAGAAGAGACTGGAGGCCATGGAGGTGCAACAG GATTACCTGTCAGGTTCTTCTGGAAAATCTCAGATCCATGGATCTGCTAGTCCCAGGACAGAAAAGACCATTCAAAGGCGAAAACAATTG CCTCGAAGCAAAAGTAGTCAGGCCCACCCAGGACACTCTGAGAGCGGCCCGCGCCACAG CCTGAGCAGATCGCCAGGCGCCGCTGGCTGCGTTTCCTCCCGTTCTGACCTTCCAGACGGCATCTCCTCTCAGTACTCCTCCTCAAACTACCAGTCCTTCCTGCTACGGGTCTTCAGGGCCGCACTCCCCGTCCAGCTGCTTCTGCTGCTCCTCATCGGCCTGGCCTGCCTCGTTCCCATGACTGAGGAGGACTATAGTTGCCACCATGCCAACAACTTCGCCCGCTCCTTCCATCCGATGCTGCGCTACACCAACGGACCTCCGCCCATATGA